In the Trueperaceae bacterium genome, one interval contains:
- a CDS encoding rRNA methyltransferase — MGKPPDLIESARNPRIKGVLRLQNRRFRDEKRRFLVEGAREISRAVQAGHNPIEVFFCTEVCSPTTETIAMELAASNTKCFRVSEEAFNKISLRQNPDGIAAVMASWNGNLADLNTITLSLILVIHGLEKPGNIGALLRTADSVGIDAVILTGKGTDLFNPNVVRASMGSLFTTRVIQEDSTRVQEFLVRRGISVVAATPSASQPHWGPSFLEPMALVVGSEDTGLDNAWLETAETLIQIPMHGTADSLNVATSGAVILYEILRQRTTQSDSTR, encoded by the coding sequence ATGGGAAAACCACCGGATTTAATCGAGAGCGCGAGAAATCCCCGCATAAAAGGAGTTCTTCGGCTCCAAAATAGACGTTTCCGCGACGAGAAGCGTCGCTTCCTCGTAGAAGGAGCACGTGAAATATCCAGAGCAGTACAAGCAGGGCATAATCCTATAGAAGTTTTCTTCTGCACTGAGGTGTGTAGCCCAACAACAGAAACCATCGCGATGGAGTTGGCTGCATCAAACACGAAATGTTTTCGTGTTTCCGAAGAGGCATTCAACAAAATTAGTTTGCGACAAAATCCAGATGGCATCGCTGCTGTAATGGCCTCCTGGAACGGCAATCTGGCTGATCTGAATACGATTACTTTGTCGCTCATACTGGTTATCCATGGCCTTGAAAAGCCGGGCAATATTGGGGCCTTGCTACGGACTGCTGACAGCGTTGGGATCGATGCCGTTATTCTCACAGGTAAAGGAACCGACTTATTCAATCCCAACGTAGTAAGAGCTAGTATGGGAAGCCTCTTCACTACAAGGGTCATTCAAGAGGATTCCACTAGGGTCCAAGAGTTTTTAGTGCGTCGAGGGATCTCGGTGGTTGCTGCAACTCCAAGCGCTAGCCAACCACACTGGGGGCCAAGCTTCCTCGAGCCCATGGCACTGGTAGTGGGAAGTGAAGACACGGGCCTTGATAACGCCTGGTTAGAAACCGCAGAGACGTTAATCCAAATACCTATGCATGGAACCGCGGACAGTCTGAATGTTGCAACATCTGGGGCAGTAATTCTTTACGAGATCTTACGGCAACGGACAACCCAAAGCGACTCGACGAGATAA
- a CDS encoding DNA-3-methyladenine glycosylase I: MDFEVQRCAWVIDDPLYVAYHDQEWGLPTHDDLILFEFLVLECFQAGLSWWTILKKRENFRKVFDGFDPEIVSTYTRARIDTLLLDSSIIRNRRKINAAVTNAQAFLAIQNHFGSFSKYLWSFVDGKQIVNSWKHQDEVPTYTVVALQLSQDMKRRGFVFVGPKVAYAYMQANGLVNDHTTNCFCYH, encoded by the coding sequence ATGGATTTTGAGGTCCAACGGTGCGCATGGGTGATCGACGACCCGCTTTATGTTGCCTATCACGATCAGGAATGGGGTTTACCGACTCATGACGACCTAATCCTGTTTGAATTCTTGGTTCTTGAGTGTTTTCAGGCAGGCCTAAGTTGGTGGACAATCCTCAAAAAGCGTGAGAACTTCCGTAAGGTTTTTGACGGATTTGATCCAGAAATTGTTTCAACTTATACCCGAGCCAGGATCGACACCCTTCTGTTAGATTCCAGCATAATTCGTAATAGAAGAAAGATTAACGCAGCTGTTACCAATGCCCAAGCTTTTCTGGCTATACAGAATCATTTTGGTAGTTTCAGTAAGTATTTGTGGAGTTTCGTTGATGGTAAACAGATTGTTAATTCCTGGAAACATCAAGACGAGGTTCCCACTTATACTGTTGTAGCTCTTCAATTAAGTCAAGATATGAAACGGAGAGGGTTTGTCTTTGTAGGTCCAAAAGTTGCTTATGCCTACATGCAAGCTAATGGGCTAGTTAACGATCACACCACGAATTGTTTTTGCTATCATTGA
- a CDS encoding glyoxalase, translating into MAEKIINFDGFIGFYGSTNLEKTREFYEGLLRLTLARNQKRCLIYRVTDKAFIGFCLREGPFVNNACSIITFVTKDVDTVYRRMCKHEIQCEGKPVLNEFFGIYHFFTADPDGNRVEVQQFLEPL; encoded by the coding sequence ATGGCTGAAAAAATTATCAACTTTGATGGTTTCATAGGTTTTTATGGATCTACCAATTTAGAGAAAACTCGGGAATTCTATGAGGGTTTGCTCCGACTAACTTTGGCCCGTAATCAGAAGAGGTGTTTAATTTATAGAGTTACGGACAAAGCCTTTATTGGTTTTTGTCTGCGAGAGGGTCCTTTTGTTAACAACGCTTGTTCGATTATTACTTTTGTCACTAAAGACGTAGACACGGTTTACCGGCGCATGTGCAAACACGAAATTCAATGCGAAGGGAAACCGGTCCTTAATGAGTTTTTTGGAATTTATCACTTCTTTACTGCTGACCCTGATGGAAAT
- a CDS encoding phytanoyl-CoA dioxygenase: protein MTLSKKILSSNQIAFYHENGYLHIPEMFSLEETEELSHELDRLVEEWSFTSPGWTGPWRQAYMDPEIEKKSKLTAMHDLHFYSTAWARAVTKLKLTEAMAGLLGPNVELHHSTMHIKPPQTGHPFPMHQDHPFYAHENEKFIDVLVHLDDTNHENGEIRFLPGSNKNGALKHVIETEDGPCEPHLPTEVWRLEETIPVPAKRGDVVCFCYYTVHGSYINTTDQPRRMVRIGYRDPHNTQLAGQSLGRPGVMVHGYRERRGEEALLSQG from the coding sequence ATGACACTGAGCAAAAAAATACTGAGCTCTAACCAGATCGCTTTTTACCACGAAAATGGTTACCTTCATATTCCCGAAATGTTCAGTCTTGAAGAGACAGAGGAGCTGTCTCACGAGTTAGATCGCCTGGTGGAAGAATGGTCATTCACGAGTCCGGGTTGGACAGGTCCTTGGCGCCAGGCCTATATGGATCCTGAGATCGAAAAGAAGTCCAAATTGACTGCTATGCATGATCTTCATTTCTACTCTACAGCCTGGGCAAGAGCGGTAACTAAGCTTAAGCTAACCGAGGCCATGGCTGGTTTGCTTGGTCCTAACGTAGAGCTTCATCATTCGACGATGCACATCAAACCTCCTCAGACCGGTCACCCTTTCCCAATGCATCAAGACCACCCCTTTTACGCCCACGAGAACGAGAAATTCATTGATGTTCTAGTGCATTTAGACGATACTAACCACGAAAATGGTGAGATTCGTTTCCTTCCTGGATCAAACAAAAATGGGGCCTTAAAGCATGTTATAGAGACTGAGGACGGTCCTTGCGAGCCGCATTTGCCAACAGAAGTATGGAGATTAGAGGAAACCATACCTGTTCCGGCTAAGCGGGGGGATGTAGTCTGCTTCTGTTACTACACGGTTCACGGATCGTATATCAATACTACTGATCAACCAAGGCGCATGGTCCGGATCGGTTACCGTGATCCGCACAATACTCAGTTAGCAGGGCAGAGCCTCGGGAGGCCAGGTGTTATGGTTCACGGTTATCGGGAGCGGCGTGGCGAAGAAGCGCTTCTATCACAAGGCTAA
- a CDS encoding sulfurtransferase, with amino-acid sequence MSQLITAKSLYDLLGTPDLRIADTRFDLTNLDAGRQVYDSGHIPGAIFFDLDKDLSGPLDLHGGRHPLPDINVFAEELGKRGVSNNHQVVVYDDGDSMFAGRLWWMLRYLGLNNTRVLDGGFKAWSASGYSSSLNHPLYPTSTFVPSPRHSMVVDRNFVLKNIENKKVLLIDARAGERYSGEVEPIDPVAGHIPSAINLPYEDNLHAGRFLASEKLRQRFTIAQEADEVVVYCGSGVTATHNILALEEVGFTSAKLYVGSWSDWVSYDDAPVATSQQISD; translated from the coding sequence ATGAGTCAACTCATCACTGCTAAATCCTTATATGACCTGTTAGGTACTCCTGATTTGAGAATTGCTGACACACGGTTTGATCTCACCAATTTGGATGCGGGACGTCAGGTTTATGATAGCGGTCACATTCCAGGAGCAATATTCTTCGATCTAGATAAGGACCTTTCTGGACCTCTTGATTTGCATGGAGGAAGGCACCCTCTTCCTGATATTAATGTTTTTGCAGAGGAACTTGGAAAGCGTGGCGTTAGTAATAATCACCAGGTAGTTGTTTATGATGACGGTGACAGCATGTTTGCTGGGCGCCTATGGTGGATGTTGCGCTATCTTGGCTTAAACAATACTCGTGTCCTCGACGGAGGATTCAAAGCATGGTCAGCCTCCGGATATTCATCCTCTCTAAATCACCCACTTTACCCGACCTCGACTTTTGTTCCTTCTCCCCGCCATTCTATGGTAGTAGACCGGAACTTTGTTCTCAAGAATATTGAGAATAAGAAAGTCCTTCTTATAGATGCTCGTGCCGGTGAGCGTTACAGTGGTGAGGTCGAACCAATCGATCCAGTTGCGGGTCACATACCTAGTGCGATTAATCTACCGTATGAAGATAATCTCCATGCCGGCCGCTTTCTAGCTTCCGAGAAGCTAAGACAACGGTTTACTATTGCCCAAGAAGCTGACGAGGTAGTGGTGTATTGCGGTTCGGGGGTTACCGCAACTCACAACATTCTAGCTCTGGAAGAAGTTGGTTTCACAAGTGCCAAGCTTTATGTTGGTTCCTGGAGTGATTGGGTCAGCTACGATGACGCACCTGTAGCTACTAGCCAGCAAATTAGTGATTAA